One Brachyhypopomus gauderio isolate BG-103 chromosome 15, BGAUD_0.2, whole genome shotgun sequence genomic region harbors:
- the col13a1 gene encoding uncharacterized protein col13a1 isoform X11, translated as MLSGMKGEPGVPGQKGDRGEPGLHGSEGPKGAKGDPGLKGDDGEMGLTGASGEKGERGMPGMAGKQGAKGELGFPGASGRKGQAGIPGIPGIPGKRGYKGEKGEPSSSGVSIKGEPGTPGLSGPKGDKGDQGIKGEAGPEGPPGPRGPPGPTGEPGKTLMNNNENDIRNVHLMGPPGLPGPPGLPGSKGEVGLPGPPGLDGEKGPRGKTGEPGPIGPPGPEGPRGEGGVIGFPGPKGDKGDMGPSGSPGLDGPTGEKGVAGPPGPIGLPGSMGQKGESGEKGEKAEVNYGPPGPPGPAGPVGPMGSPGLSGPKGEPGMGLRGEKGASGQKGDKGDRGHLGLPGAHGLDGRPGPVGLIGPAGIPGPAGPKGERGEKGETGVAGPTGSQGIPGLVGPPGLKGNRGERGKKGNRGAKGDKGDQGAPGLDAPCPLGDDGLPVPGCWNKGQNPFQLAKK; from the exons ACATGGATCTGAAGGACCCAAG GGAGCCAAAGGGGACCCAGGGCTGAAG GGAGACGATGGGGAGATGGGGTTAACAGGAGCCAGTGGCGAGAAG GGTGAGCGGGGGATGCCCGGAATGGCTGGGAAGCAAGGAGCAAAG GGAGAACTTGGTTTCCCAGGGGCTTCTGGAAGAAAG GGGCAGGCCGGTATCCCCGGGATTCCCGGTATTCCCGGGAAACGGGGCTACAAG GGTGAAAAGGGGGAACCTAGTTCTTCAGGAGTCTCCATCAAAGGGGAACCAGGAACACCTGGACTTTCTGGACCCAAG GGTGACAAGGGTGATCAAGGCATTAAG GGTGAGGCAGGACCTGAGGGCCCACCAGGACCAAGA GGTCCTCCTGGCCCAACTGGAGAACCTGGAAAAACACTAATGAACAACAATGAGAAT gATATTCGTAATGTGCATCTAATG ggCCCTCCTGGGTTACCTGGCCCTCCTGGGTTACCTGGCTCCAAG GGTGAAGTTGGACTTCCTGGTCCTCCTGGTCTTGATGGGGAAAAG GGTCCCCGAGGGAAGACGGGAGAGCCTGGACCCATTGGCCCTCCTGGGCCTGAGGGGCCacgtggagagggaggagtcattGGCTTTCCTGGCCCTAAAGGCGATAAAGGAGACATGGGTCCCTCAGGATCACCT GGTTTAGATGGCCCTACTGGTGAAAAGGGGGTTGCGGGGCCCCCAGGCCCCATTGGATTACCAGGCTCAATG GGTCAGAAAGGTGAATCTGGGGAGAAGGGAGAAAAGGCAGAAGTG AACTATGGGCCCCCAGGACCCCCGGGACCTGCAGGCCCTGTTGGACCAATG GGATCTCCAGGACTGTCAGGGCCAAAG GGCGAGCCAGGGATGGGTCTGAGGGGGGAGAAGGGAGCTTCTGGACAGAAAGGAGACAAGGGAGACAGGGGCCATCTTGGACTCCCT GGGGCTCATGGTTTAGACGGCAGGCCTGGTCCAGTG GGTCTAATAGGACCGGCTGGCATACCTGGACCTGCAGGACCAAAAGGTGAACGG GGGGAGAAGGGAGAGACGGGAGTTGCGGGACCGACAGGTTCACAGGGCATCCCT GGCTTAGTAGGACCACCGGGATTAAAAGGAAACCGG GGGGAGAGGGGCAAAAAGGGCAACAGGGGGGCCAAAGGGGATAAGGGAGACCAAGGAGCCCCCGGATTAGATGCCCCATGTCCATTG GGTGATGATGGTCTACCTGTCCCAGGTTGTTGGAATAAA GGTCAGAATCCTTTCCAGCTGGCTAAGAAGTAA